CAATTGATAGAATCTGTTTTATTTCATTATGATATAAGTAAGAACCATGATTTAAAGCAGATTCATAAAAATGCTTGGTCTGTTAATAATCAATATATTTTAAAGAAGAACAATGATTTGAACAAGCTTAAAAAATCAATTTTTGTAAATCGCTCTTTAATCTCAGAAAAGGTTCCCGTGGCGGAATATGTGGAATCTTACTCCGGAAGTTTATTTGTTGAGCATAATGGAGAATTTTATTCTTTAATGCATAAGCTTTGCGGAAGCCACCTAGATAAAAATATTAGTGACTGTATGGCCTTCTATATCGGTACTCAAGTGGCAGAGCTTCATAAGGCATTCAATAAACTGAAAGATTCCGCAGAACTTACAAATAGCGACTTAATAGAAGATTTACATACTTGGATTTTACTGGAAATTAATAAAAAAAGCATATGGGTATCAGAGCAAATCATCAAGGAATGTCTTGCGTTTAAATGTACATACGATTTGCTGCCAAGGCAGCAAATTCACCGTGACCTTCATTTGGGGAATATGTTGTTTGACAATGGAAAATTATCAGGCTTTCTTGACTTTGATATTAGCCATATAAATGCAAGGTTATTTGATATTGCATATTTCGGTTTATCCATCCTTTCAGATAGCTATAAGGATGAAGAGGGTGTTGCAAAATGGACTGACTTTTTCAATAATTTTCTGCAGGGCTATCACTCTGAAAATAATCTTACAGAAATCGAAATACAGTCAATACATATGATGTGTGTAATCATTGAGCTTCTTTTTACCGCTTATTTTTCATCTATAGAACAAGAAGAGCTGGTTCCCAATTGCGTCGATATGCTTCATTGGATTTATAATAACAGGCCTATCTTTTGTTTTAGTTTATAGGTGTGCCATTTATACTTATTAAACT
This is a stretch of genomic DNA from Anaeropeptidivorans aminofermentans. It encodes these proteins:
- a CDS encoding phosphotransferase enzyme family protein, which gives rise to MNQLIESVLFHYDISKNHDLKQIHKNAWSVNNQYILKKNNDLNKLKKSIFVNRSLISEKVPVAEYVESYSGSLFVEHNGEFYSLMHKLCGSHLDKNISDCMAFYIGTQVAELHKAFNKLKDSAELTNSDLIEDLHTWILLEINKKSIWVSEQIIKECLAFKCTYDLLPRQQIHRDLHLGNMLFDNGKLSGFLDFDISHINARLFDIAYFGLSILSDSYKDEEGVAKWTDFFNNFLQGYHSENNLTEIEIQSIHMMCVIIELLFTAYFSSIEQEELVPNCVDMLHWIYNNRPIFCFSL